The following coding sequences are from one Geothrix sp. window:
- a CDS encoding peptidylprolyl isomerase yields MLRRALRWFLLGAFACAGCLGGVGAEGDPQQPRVRLSTSMGVIVVELDAQKAPLSTANFLGYVRSGHYDGTQFHRVMPGFMIQGGGFSEQMKEKPTGPPIRNESGNGLSNRRGTLAMARTNDPDSATAQFFINVRDNPMLDPPGRNGGYAVFGRVIDGMEVVDAIRTVPTGRVGPHSDVPLSPVMIERAELLTPGTATPVAVPRPSERAGTGPVRVRWRLVSSFLKTPHGSFQLTEQLCKRVGELTDGGFQISALDGGSLFPARRLVDEVGREKGVEAGHVVADLFVSRNAAFAFDSALPFGLSERRHKAWMRGGGGLGLMREFYRPYGLISFPGGSAGPRKGIWSRKEIHSLKDLKGLRVNIQGLGAQVFAALGAAPQSFPPNEVVAALERGTLDAAEWPGSGADGDPRGLAKVAKYYYHQGWMESSTYLTFYVNLRAWESLSETYRAAFEKACAEVDATPAAQGDRLDPAGFKRLAVPETNIRTYPADVMDGARAAAQRLYAEEAAKNPEFKKIYESWEKSRNSSWGKSSNSR; encoded by the coding sequence ATGCTGAGACGCGCGCTTCGATGGTTCCTGCTTGGCGCTTTCGCCTGCGCCGGGTGCCTGGGGGGCGTCGGAGCCGAGGGCGATCCGCAGCAGCCGAGGGTCAGGCTCTCGACCTCCATGGGTGTCATCGTCGTCGAGCTCGATGCCCAGAAGGCCCCCCTCTCCACCGCCAACTTTCTTGGCTATGTCCGGTCCGGCCACTATGACGGCACCCAGTTCCATCGCGTGATGCCAGGATTCATGATCCAGGGCGGCGGCTTTTCCGAGCAGATGAAGGAAAAACCGACCGGGCCGCCCATTCGAAACGAATCTGGGAATGGGCTCTCCAATCGCCGCGGCACTCTGGCCATGGCCCGGACCAATGATCCCGATTCGGCCACGGCACAGTTCTTCATCAACGTGCGGGACAACCCGATGCTGGATCCCCCCGGACGCAATGGCGGCTACGCGGTATTCGGCCGCGTCATCGATGGGATGGAGGTCGTCGATGCCATCCGGACCGTTCCCACGGGCAGGGTCGGCCCGCATTCGGACGTGCCCCTCTCGCCGGTCATGATCGAACGGGCGGAGTTGCTCACTCCAGGAACGGCCACCCCTGTGGCGGTACCGAGGCCCAGCGAACGCGCAGGAACCGGGCCGGTGCGCGTCAGGTGGCGGCTGGTGTCGAGTTTCCTGAAGACCCCCCATGGATCGTTCCAGCTGACCGAACAACTCTGCAAGCGGGTGGGTGAGTTGACGGATGGGGGATTCCAGATCTCAGCCCTCGATGGCGGCAGCCTGTTCCCAGCCCGGAGGCTGGTTGACGAGGTGGGCCGGGAGAAGGGGGTCGAGGCGGGACACGTGGTCGCCGACCTCTTCGTCAGCAGGAATGCCGCCTTTGCCTTCGATTCGGCCCTGCCCTTTGGCCTGAGCGAGCGACGACACAAGGCCTGGATGAGGGGCGGAGGCGGTCTTGGCCTCATGCGGGAGTTCTATCGCCCTTATGGGCTCATCAGCTTCCCAGGCGGCAGCGCCGGGCCCCGGAAGGGGATCTGGTCCCGCAAAGAAATCCATTCACTGAAGGACCTCAAGGGCCTGCGGGTCAACATCCAGGGGCTTGGCGCCCAGGTGTTCGCGGCCTTGGGGGCAGCCCCCCAGAGCTTCCCACCCAACGAGGTGGTAGCGGCGCTGGAACGCGGGACCCTGGATGCCGCCGAGTGGCCCGGCTCCGGCGCGGATGGAGACCCGCGAGGGCTGGCCAAAGTGGCGAAGTACTACTACCACCAGGGCTGGATGGAATCGAGTACGTACCTCACCTTCTACGTGAACCTCAGGGCCTGGGAATCACTCTCCGAGACCTATCGGGCAGCCTTCGAAAAGGCCTGTGCCGAGGTTGACGCCACTCCCGCGGCCCAGGGCGACCGCCTCGACCCGGCCGGATTCAAACGACTGGCAGTACCAGAAACCAATATTAGGACGTACCCAGCTGATGTGATGGATGGCGCCCGTGCCGCCGCACAAAGGCTCTATGCCGAGGAGGCGGCGAAAAACCCGGAGTTCAAGAAGATCTACGAATCCTGGGAGAAGTCCCGCAATAGCTCCTGGGGAAAGTCCAGCAACAGCCGCTGA
- a CDS encoding sigma-54 interaction domain-containing protein: protein MNPSEDALLLSPLLELSHALAASDIRSALPRALEILSEAFGALNGAILLADEEGRGLRIEAARGLSRQAAERAHYKAGEGINGRVLVSGKAVVLPQASQEPLFLDRTGVLREQKRKKTELSFFCVPIFLDQKTAGTLCLTVPYDRHRDFDRDTKLLQIAASMVGLAMKVARLVAADRQRLVEENQQLRLELRERYDLRHLIGHSHAMQRVYEAVAQAAPSSTTVLIRGESGTGKELVAHALHYNSPRAEKPFIKVSCGALPENLIESELFGYEPGAFTDARHQKKGRFELAHGGTLFLDEVGELSPATQVKLLRVLQEREFERLGGVSPVKVDVRLLAATHRDLEAAVKAGTFREDLYYRLQVFEVFMPPLRERQADILLLADHFVEKVAAAQGKDVRRISTSAIDMLAAYHWPGNVRELENAIERAVLVCEGGVIHAHHLPPSLQTAEVSGTLPGTGLGEAVAAFERDLLQDALKSARGNRSRAARLLQTTERILNYKVQKYGLEPERFRNL, encoded by the coding sequence ATGAACCCCTCGGAGGACGCCCTTCTTCTTTCGCCCCTGCTGGAGCTCAGCCACGCCCTGGCCGCCTCGGACATTCGCTCGGCGCTGCCCCGGGCCCTGGAGATCCTGTCGGAGGCCTTCGGGGCCCTGAACGGGGCCATCCTCCTGGCGGACGAGGAGGGCCGGGGGCTGCGCATCGAGGCGGCCCGGGGCCTGTCCAGGCAGGCGGCAGAGCGAGCCCACTACAAGGCGGGGGAGGGCATCAACGGGCGGGTGCTGGTGAGCGGCAAGGCCGTGGTGCTGCCCCAGGCCAGCCAGGAGCCCCTGTTTCTGGACCGCACGGGCGTGCTCCGGGAGCAGAAGCGCAAGAAGACCGAGCTCTCCTTCTTCTGCGTGCCCATCTTCCTGGACCAGAAGACGGCGGGGACCCTCTGCCTCACGGTGCCCTACGACCGGCACCGCGACTTCGACCGGGACACCAAGCTGCTGCAGATCGCCGCCTCCATGGTGGGCCTGGCCATGAAGGTGGCCCGGCTGGTGGCCGCCGACCGGCAGCGGCTGGTGGAGGAGAACCAGCAGCTGCGCCTGGAGCTGCGTGAGCGCTACGACCTGCGCCACCTCATCGGGCACAGCCACGCCATGCAGCGGGTCTACGAGGCCGTGGCCCAGGCCGCGCCCAGCAGCACCACGGTGCTCATCCGGGGCGAGTCCGGCACGGGCAAGGAGCTGGTGGCCCATGCCCTGCACTACAACTCGCCCCGGGCTGAGAAACCCTTCATCAAGGTGAGCTGCGGGGCCCTGCCGGAGAACCTCATCGAGTCGGAGCTCTTCGGCTACGAGCCCGGCGCCTTCACGGACGCGAGGCACCAGAAGAAGGGCCGCTTCGAGCTGGCCCATGGCGGCACGCTGTTCCTGGACGAGGTGGGGGAGCTGTCCCCGGCCACCCAGGTGAAGCTGCTGCGGGTGCTGCAGGAGCGGGAGTTCGAGCGGCTGGGCGGGGTGAGCCCCGTGAAGGTGGACGTGCGGCTCCTCGCCGCCACGCACCGGGACCTGGAAGCCGCCGTGAAGGCCGGGACCTTCCGCGAGGATCTCTACTACCGCCTGCAGGTCTTCGAGGTGTTCATGCCGCCGCTCCGGGAGCGCCAGGCGGACATCCTGCTGCTGGCGGACCACTTCGTGGAGAAGGTCGCGGCGGCCCAGGGCAAGGACGTGCGCCGCATCTCCACCTCGGCCATCGACATGCTGGCGGCCTACCACTGGCCCGGCAACGTGCGCGAACTGGAGAACGCCATCGAGCGGGCCGTCCTCGTCTGCGAAGGCGGCGTGATCCACGCCCACCATCTGCCCCCCTCCCTGCAGACAGCGGAGGTCTCCGGGACCCTGCCGGGCACGGGTCTGGGGGAGGCTGTGGCCGCCTTCGAGCGGGACCTGCTGCAGGACGCCCTGAAGTCCGCCCGGGGCAACCGCTCCCGTGCCGCCCGGCTGCTGCAGACCACGGAGCGCATCCTGAACTACAAGGTTCAGAAGTACGGATTGGAGCCGGAGCGCTTCCGAAACCTATAG
- a CDS encoding 6-carboxytetrahydropterin synthase, translated as MTTPPPLHFEAAVTRPLSVVFRSGEAWEGHDYTVEVVTARQGLDGFDVVVDFRDLEAALDRSLAPLQGRLLSDLGLDGPLALARRLLAELAPFVPAPARLREVALTDGTGRRLAVRA; from the coding sequence TTGACCACGCCCCCCCCCCTTCATTTTGAAGCCGCGGTGACCCGCCCGCTGTCGGTGGTGTTCCGATCCGGCGAGGCCTGGGAGGGCCATGACTACACGGTGGAGGTGGTGACCGCGCGGCAGGGCCTGGACGGCTTCGACGTGGTGGTGGACTTCCGCGACCTGGAGGCGGCCCTGGACCGCAGCCTGGCCCCCCTGCAGGGACGGCTGCTCTCGGACCTGGGCCTGGATGGCCCCCTGGCCCTGGCCCGGCGCCTGCTGGCCGAACTCGCCCCCTTTGTCCCGGCCCCGGCCCGCCTCCGGGAGGTCGCGCTGACGGACGGGACGGGACGGCGGCTGGCGGTAAGGGCCTAG
- a CDS encoding TorF family putative porin: MRFRIHLALSAALSAGLAAQSPAPPPAAPAPPAPPTLLGFAVSGSTTIGSQYIFRGLTQTDGKPTVQAELDLVHPSGFYLSTSLSNISWFTDQNLNTASAPVMVGSVASASVEVDLFGGYKWGFAKDWALDVGLYRYLYPGTYDSLVVYKNPATTEAYLGVSYSWASLKYSRVISGADFGVAGAEGTTYVDLTLAYPLGESGWTILAHGGKTTFASKNGADNSPLDYTDYKLGIAKELKGYTFTLAGTNADTKGLASDNQTPLYDNAMGRNIGKGRVTFTIAKAF; this comes from the coding sequence ATGCGGTTCCGGATCCACCTCGCACTCTCCGCGGCCCTGTCCGCCGGCCTGGCCGCCCAGAGCCCTGCGCCACCGCCCGCCGCGCCCGCGCCTCCGGCGCCGCCCACCCTCCTGGGCTTCGCGGTGAGCGGATCGACCACGATCGGTTCCCAGTACATCTTCCGGGGGCTCACCCAGACGGATGGCAAGCCCACGGTCCAGGCAGAGCTCGACCTGGTGCATCCCTCGGGCTTCTACCTGAGCACCAGCCTCAGCAACATCTCCTGGTTCACGGACCAGAACCTGAACACGGCCAGCGCTCCCGTGATGGTGGGGTCCGTGGCCTCGGCCAGTGTCGAGGTGGACCTCTTCGGTGGCTACAAGTGGGGCTTCGCCAAGGACTGGGCTCTGGATGTCGGCCTCTACCGCTACCTCTATCCCGGCACCTACGACAGCCTCGTGGTCTACAAGAATCCGGCCACGACGGAGGCCTACCTGGGCGTGAGCTACAGCTGGGCCAGCCTTAAGTATTCCCGGGTGATCAGCGGCGCCGATTTCGGCGTCGCCGGCGCCGAAGGCACCACCTATGTGGACCTGACCCTGGCCTACCCCCTGGGGGAGAGCGGCTGGACCATCCTGGCCCATGGAGGCAAGACCACCTTCGCTTCGAAGAACGGCGCCGACAACTCCCCGCTGGACTACACCGACTACAAGCTGGGCATCGCGAAGGAACTCAAGGGCTACACCTTCACCCTGGCCGGCACTAACGCGGACACCAAGGGCCTGGCCTCGGACAACCAGACGCCCCTCTACGACAACGCCATGGGCCGGAACATCGGCAAGGGGCGGGTGACCTTCACCATCGCCAAGGCCTTCTAG
- the murA gene encoding UDP-N-acetylglucosamine 1-carboxyvinyltransferase codes for MDRLVIQGGHPLRGRIRVSGAKNAALPCLAATLLTAEPVVLSNLPAVADIRTMVKVLQALGTEASLEAHPDGFELTAKLACAGSEDPKAPYDLVKTMRASILVLGPLLARFGKATVSLPGGCAIGARPVNLHLEALERMGARIEISHGYIHASVKGRLKAIDHTFEKVSVGATENILTAATLAEGTTVLRNAALEPEIGDLARLLVEMGAQIEGIGTGTLTITGVSELHGCEHAVIADRIEAGTYLCAVAAACGDVVLDRCEPEHLRSLLDLLERSGCVITEREGQDGRQLRVQREPGQKLRSKDVTTLPFPGFPTDLQAQVMAVMTQACGISVINEGIFENRFQHAMELERLGANLRTDGHTAIVAGPADLTGCTVMATDLRASAALVIAGLVAQGETIVDRIYHLDRGYSGLEKKLQGVGARIERVGGGKV; via the coding sequence ATGGACCGACTGGTGATCCAAGGTGGACATCCCCTGCGGGGGCGCATCCGGGTGTCGGGTGCCAAGAACGCGGCGTTGCCGTGTCTGGCGGCGACGCTGCTGACCGCGGAACCGGTGGTCCTGTCCAACCTGCCCGCCGTGGCGGACATCCGCACCATGGTGAAGGTACTCCAGGCCCTGGGTACCGAGGCCTCCCTGGAGGCCCATCCCGATGGTTTCGAGCTCACGGCGAAGCTGGCCTGCGCCGGTTCGGAGGATCCGAAGGCCCCGTACGACCTGGTGAAGACCATGCGCGCCTCCATCCTGGTGCTGGGGCCCCTCCTCGCCCGGTTCGGCAAAGCCACGGTGAGCCTACCCGGCGGCTGCGCCATCGGCGCCCGCCCCGTGAACCTCCACCTGGAGGCCCTGGAGCGCATGGGCGCCCGCATCGAGATCAGCCACGGCTACATCCACGCCTCCGTGAAGGGGCGCCTGAAGGCCATCGACCACACCTTCGAGAAAGTGAGCGTGGGGGCCACGGAAAACATCCTCACCGCCGCCACCCTGGCCGAGGGCACCACGGTCCTGCGCAACGCCGCCCTGGAGCCCGAGATCGGCGACCTGGCCCGACTGCTGGTGGAGATGGGCGCCCAGATCGAGGGCATCGGCACGGGCACCCTCACCATCACGGGCGTGTCGGAGCTGCACGGCTGTGAGCACGCCGTCATCGCCGACCGCATCGAGGCCGGCACCTACCTCTGCGCCGTGGCCGCCGCCTGCGGCGACGTGGTGCTGGACCGCTGCGAACCGGAGCACCTGCGCTCGCTGCTGGACCTGCTGGAGCGTTCGGGCTGCGTCATCACGGAGCGCGAGGGCCAGGATGGCCGCCAGCTGCGCGTCCAGCGCGAACCGGGCCAGAAACTGCGCTCCAAGGATGTCACCACCCTGCCCTTCCCCGGTTTCCCCACGGACCTGCAGGCCCAGGTGATGGCCGTCATGACCCAGGCCTGCGGCATCAGCGTCATCAATGAGGGCATCTTCGAGAACCGCTTCCAGCACGCCATGGAGCTGGAGCGCCTGGGTGCCAACCTGCGCACGGACGGCCACACGGCCATCGTGGCGGGCCCCGCGGACCTGACGGGCTGCACCGTGATGGCCACGGACCTGCGCGCCAGCGCCGCCCTGGTGATCGCCGGCCTCGTGGCCCAGGGCGAGACCATCGTGGACCGCATCTACCACCTGGACCGCGGCTACTCGGGCCTGGAGAAGAAGCTCCAGGGCGTGGGTGCCCGCATCGAGCGGGTGGGCGGCGGCAAGGTCTAG
- the lepB gene encoding signal peptidase I, whose product MRPWIPLAAVVLAVSPLAVVHPVRVAGRSMEPALRDDDLRWALRAWISHAPRRGEVWIVAGPTGSSAKRVIGLPGEAVTWRGPDVWIDGQRLDEPWVTHPERSGQGTLTCGAGFLVLGDNRPESQDGRRWGPLPPTAMQGRIL is encoded by the coding sequence ATGCGCCCCTGGATCCCCCTGGCCGCGGTGGTCCTTGCCGTATCGCCGCTGGCTGTCGTGCATCCGGTTCGCGTGGCGGGGCGGAGCATGGAACCGGCGCTGAGGGATGACGACCTGCGCTGGGCGCTGAGGGCCTGGATCAGCCATGCCCCGAGACGCGGCGAAGTGTGGATCGTGGCGGGTCCAACGGGTTCGTCCGCGAAGCGCGTCATCGGTCTGCCGGGCGAAGCGGTCACCTGGCGGGGTCCCGATGTCTGGATCGACGGCCAGCGCCTCGACGAACCCTGGGTGACCCATCCCGAGCGCTCCGGCCAGGGCACCCTGACCTGTGGAGCGGGCTTCCTGGTTCTCGGCGACAACCGGCCCGAGAGCCAGGATGGACGGCGCTGGGGCCCACTCCCGCCCACGGCGATGCAGGGGCGGATCCTCTAA
- a CDS encoding (Fe-S)-binding protein: MKALEIALFWLMTLGAAGFFAWTIRQRLATLKAGLPDNRFDQPWVRLKGVFTLAIMQKRMVRDKYAGFYHILIFWGFCVLALRSIGLVVEGLFPAFHMTEALGRFGYGYQFTKDIFEVLVLLGLGLAAWRRLVVKPWRLENSWDAWATLSLIGSLMITDLLADGAYIWLHNPAWKTWAPASLFIANLLRPLGGTGLLVLYKSMWWLHLAILYFFANFLPYSKHFHVFTSLFNIYFRELEPNKNLKPMDMEAEHFGINKIQDFTWKQMLDFYTCVECGRCLENCPTTLTGKPLRPKDFGTDLRDYLKATPLDQMGQDKSVPEDRLLIGGPVPEGSYWKRDEEAAPWSKEQLEGWISQDTIWACTSCGYCEWACPLQISFVDKIIGMRRYLTLEESNFPAEAQVAFKGMERQGNPWNLAQADRAKWAEGLEVPTIADNPEAEYLFWVGCAGSYDAAGQKVSQALVKLLKAAKVSFAILGTEESCTCESARRLGNEYLFQTATETNVELLKGHGVKKVITNCPHCLNTLKNEYPAFGGDFEVVHGTELVAKLIGEGKLKMEQTVDVDLTYHDPCYLSRINGQVEAPRAILDAIPGVKLTEMEKHGEATMCCGAGGGRFWLEEHLGKRVNHERFEQALETKATTIAVGCPFCNVMLNNAAGETNHEGVATTDVLELAAKALK; encoded by the coding sequence ATGAAGGCCCTGGAAATCGCTCTGTTCTGGCTCATGACCCTGGGTGCCGCCGGTTTCTTCGCCTGGACCATCCGCCAGCGGCTGGCCACGCTGAAGGCGGGCCTGCCGGATAACCGCTTCGACCAGCCCTGGGTGCGCCTGAAGGGCGTGTTCACGCTGGCCATCATGCAGAAGCGCATGGTGCGCGACAAGTACGCGGGCTTCTACCACATCCTCATCTTCTGGGGCTTCTGCGTCCTGGCCCTGCGCTCCATCGGCCTGGTGGTGGAGGGCCTCTTCCCGGCCTTCCACATGACCGAGGCCCTGGGTCGCTTCGGGTATGGGTACCAGTTCACGAAGGACATCTTCGAGGTGCTGGTGCTCCTGGGCCTGGGCCTGGCCGCCTGGCGCCGCCTGGTGGTGAAGCCCTGGCGCCTGGAGAACTCCTGGGACGCCTGGGCCACCCTGAGCCTCATCGGCAGCCTGATGATCACCGACCTGCTGGCGGATGGCGCCTACATCTGGCTGCACAACCCCGCCTGGAAGACCTGGGCGCCCGCGAGCCTCTTCATCGCCAACCTGCTGCGGCCCCTGGGCGGCACGGGCCTGCTGGTGCTCTACAAGAGCATGTGGTGGCTGCACCTGGCGATCCTCTACTTCTTCGCCAACTTCCTGCCCTACTCCAAGCACTTCCACGTGTTCACGTCGCTGTTCAACATCTACTTCCGCGAGCTGGAGCCCAACAAGAACCTCAAGCCCATGGACATGGAGGCCGAGCACTTCGGCATCAACAAGATCCAGGACTTCACCTGGAAGCAGATGCTCGACTTCTACACCTGCGTGGAGTGCGGCCGCTGCCTCGAGAACTGCCCCACGACGCTCACCGGCAAGCCCCTTCGTCCGAAGGATTTTGGCACCGACCTGCGCGACTACCTGAAGGCCACGCCCCTCGACCAGATGGGCCAGGACAAGTCGGTTCCCGAAGATCGCCTGCTCATCGGCGGCCCAGTGCCTGAGGGCTCGTACTGGAAGCGCGACGAGGAAGCGGCCCCCTGGAGCAAGGAGCAGCTGGAGGGCTGGATCAGCCAGGACACCATCTGGGCCTGCACCAGCTGCGGCTACTGCGAGTGGGCCTGCCCCCTGCAGATCAGCTTCGTGGACAAGATCATCGGCATGCGCCGCTACCTCACCCTCGAAGAAAGCAACTTCCCCGCGGAGGCCCAGGTCGCTTTCAAGGGCATGGAGCGCCAGGGCAACCCCTGGAACCTGGCCCAGGCCGACCGCGCCAAGTGGGCCGAGGGACTGGAAGTGCCCACCATCGCCGACAACCCCGAAGCCGAGTATCTGTTCTGGGTGGGCTGTGCGGGTTCGTACGATGCCGCCGGGCAGAAGGTCTCCCAGGCTCTGGTGAAGCTGCTGAAGGCGGCCAAGGTCTCCTTCGCCATCCTGGGCACCGAGGAGAGCTGCACCTGCGAATCCGCCCGGCGCCTGGGGAACGAGTACCTCTTCCAGACCGCCACGGAAACCAACGTGGAGCTGCTCAAGGGTCACGGCGTCAAGAAGGTCATCACCAACTGTCCCCACTGCCTCAACACTCTGAAGAACGAGTACCCGGCCTTTGGCGGTGACTTCGAGGTGGTGCACGGCACCGAACTGGTGGCCAAGCTCATCGGCGAAGGCAAGCTGAAGATGGAACAAACCGTGGATGTGGACCTCACCTACCACGATCCCTGCTACCTCAGCCGCATCAACGGCCAGGTGGAGGCGCCCCGCGCCATTCTCGACGCCATCCCCGGCGTGAAGCTCACGGAGATGGAGAAGCACGGCGAAGCCACCATGTGCTGCGGCGCGGGTGGCGGACGCTTCTGGCTGGAGGAGCACCTGGGCAAGCGCGTGAACCACGAGCGCTTCGAACAGGCCCTGGAGACCAAGGCCACCACCATCGCCGTGGGCTGCCCCTTCTGCAACGTCATGCTGAATAACGCGGCGGGCGAGACCAACCACGAGGGCGTGGCCACGACGGACGTGCTGGAGCTGGCGGCGAAGGCTCTGAAGTAG
- a CDS encoding 3-deoxy-7-phosphoheptulonate synthase — MTHQALENLNIDAFDRMPSPGEVHAALPVPDAVAETVAIGRRDLQRILAREDPRLMVVVGPCSIHDPLAGLDYARRLKVLADEVADTLLLVMRVYFEKPRTSTGWKGFVNDPRMDDSFHIEEGVRKAREFLLRIGELGLPAGTEALDPITPQYLGDLIAWTAIGARTSESQTHREMSSGLSTPVGFKNATDGDLGAAVNGILSASHPHSFLGINDQGQAAIVRTRGNALGHLVLRGGSGRPNYDTVSVSLAEAALRKAGLAENIVVDCSHANSLKNPRLQPLVLHDCAHQIRRGNRSIIGVMVESFIEEGNQPIPADLSTLKYGCSVTDACLGWDDTVAMLRDTRNLLKEVLPNR, encoded by the coding sequence ATGACCCACCAGGCCCTCGAAAACCTCAACATCGACGCCTTCGACCGGATGCCCTCGCCGGGCGAGGTCCACGCGGCTCTGCCCGTGCCGGATGCCGTCGCCGAGACCGTGGCCATCGGCCGACGCGACCTCCAGCGCATCCTGGCCCGGGAGGACCCCCGCCTCATGGTGGTGGTGGGCCCCTGCAGCATCCACGATCCCTTGGCCGGGCTGGACTACGCCCGGCGGCTGAAGGTCCTGGCCGACGAGGTCGCGGATACCCTGCTGCTGGTCATGCGGGTCTATTTCGAGAAGCCCCGCACCTCCACGGGCTGGAAGGGCTTCGTCAACGACCCCCGCATGGACGATTCCTTCCACATCGAGGAGGGGGTCCGGAAAGCCCGGGAGTTCCTGCTCCGCATCGGCGAGCTGGGCCTGCCCGCCGGCACCGAGGCCCTCGACCCCATCACGCCCCAGTACCTGGGCGACCTCATTGCCTGGACCGCCATCGGGGCCCGGACTTCCGAGTCCCAGACCCACCGGGAGATGTCCAGCGGCCTCTCCACCCCCGTGGGTTTCAAGAACGCCACGGACGGCGACCTGGGCGCGGCCGTGAACGGCATCCTTTCCGCTTCCCATCCCCACAGCTTCCTGGGCATCAACGACCAGGGCCAGGCCGCCATCGTGCGCACCCGGGGCAATGCCCTGGGCCATCTGGTGCTGCGGGGCGGCAGCGGACGCCCCAACTACGACACCGTGAGCGTCTCGCTGGCCGAGGCCGCCCTGCGCAAGGCGGGCCTGGCCGAGAACATCGTGGTGGATTGCTCCCACGCCAACAGCCTTAAGAATCCGCGCCTGCAGCCCCTGGTGCTGCATGACTGCGCCCACCAGATCCGCCGGGGCAACCGTTCCATCATCGGCGTCATGGTCGAAAGCTTCATCGAAGAAGGGAACCAACCCATCCCGGCGGACCTTTCCACCCTCAAGTACGGCTGCTCCGTCACCGACGCCTGCCTGGGCTGGGACGACACCGTGGCCATGTTGCGCGACACGCGGAACCTGCTGAAGGAGGTCCTGCCGAATCGCTGA
- a CDS encoding FadR/GntR family transcriptional regulator — protein MAIPSTRVLSSRPGQDGVGEVGLGWHLSGSTWSGPDASTFNELDSAFHGAIARATGNLLAAELTIALREAQRPRLLASLRAVLDLPAVTTRLRADHHGIYEAIRQGQPQAAADRVEAHIVQFYGPVS, from the coding sequence ATGGCCATCCCATCCACCAGGGTGCTCTCCAGTCGCCCCGGCCAGGATGGTGTGGGTGAGGTCGGGCTGGGCTGGCACCTTTCCGGATCGACATGGTCGGGCCCGGACGCCAGTACCTTCAACGAACTCGACTCGGCCTTCCATGGGGCCATCGCCCGCGCCACCGGCAACCTGCTGGCGGCCGAGCTCACCATCGCCTTGCGCGAGGCCCAGCGCCCCCGGTTGTTAGCCTCGCTCCGGGCGGTGCTGGACCTGCCTGCCGTCACGACCCGGCTGCGCGCCGACCACCACGGCATCTACGAGGCGATCCGCCAGGGCCAGCCCCAGGCAGCGGCGGACCGGGTGGAGGCCCATATCGTGCAGTTCTACGGCCCGGTGAGCTGA
- a CDS encoding DUF1579 domain-containing protein — translation MSLQRLFTRTMAAASLAVALPLPAQEAKPKAPTADQQAMMDAWQKAAAPGPNHKLLASLAGQWNFATKMWMQPGAPPETSTGTAVYTSLMDGRFIQGEYKGTFGGMAFQGLGLTGYDNVAKHFTATWADNMGTSIMLMTGKYDPAAKTFTYKGDMVNVMKPGTMVKVRQTVKIADDDSHVMEWYEIRGGKEVKTMEIAYTRQK, via the coding sequence ATGTCCCTGCAACGACTCTTCACGCGCACCATGGCCGCCGCCAGCCTGGCCGTGGCCCTGCCACTCCCGGCCCAGGAGGCGAAGCCGAAAGCCCCCACGGCCGATCAGCAGGCGATGATGGACGCTTGGCAGAAGGCCGCCGCACCGGGCCCGAACCACAAGCTCCTCGCCTCGCTCGCCGGCCAGTGGAACTTCGCCACCAAGATGTGGATGCAGCCCGGAGCTCCACCCGAGACGTCCACCGGCACCGCCGTCTACACGTCCTTGATGGACGGACGCTTCATCCAGGGGGAGTACAAGGGCACGTTCGGCGGCATGGCCTTCCAGGGTCTCGGACTCACGGGCTATGACAACGTGGCCAAGCACTTCACGGCCACCTGGGCCGACAACATGGGCACCTCCATCATGCTCATGACGGGAAAGTACGACCCCGCCGCCAAGACCTTCACCTACAAGGGCGACATGGTCAACGTGATGAAGCCGGGCACGATGGTGAAGGTCCGGCAGACCGTGAAGATCGCGGATGACGATTCCCACGTCATGGAGTGGTACGAAATCCGGGGCGGGAAAGAGGTCAAGACCATGGAGATCGCCTACACGCGCCAGAAGTAG